The following proteins come from a genomic window of Trifolium pratense cultivar HEN17-A07 linkage group LG4, ARS_RC_1.1, whole genome shotgun sequence:
- the LOC123921449 gene encoding cytochrome P450 84A1-like, with translation MQVNMDLLHQAKITLEPFQTSLLLILPLTLVLLLNLVSKTRKKAPYPPGPKGLPLIGNMNMMDKLTHRGLANLAKLYGGVLHLRMGFIHMVAISNAEAAREVLQLHDNIFSNRPATIAISYLTYNRADVVFAHYGPFWRQMRKLCVMKLFSRKRVESWQSVRDEVDAVITNINDNVGKSVNIGDMVFNLTKNIIYRAAFGSNSNEGQDEFISILQEFSKLFVAFNIADYVPFLRVVDPQGFNARLVKARGALDCFIDKIIDEHVEKKRNMSIGCGDEDSDMVDELLAFYGDEVKVSNESDDNSIKLTRDNIKGIIMDVMFGGTESIAAAIEWAISELMRNPQDLTRVQEELATVVGLDRRVEESDIEKLTYLKCVVKETLRLHPPVPLLLHETAEDATIRSYFVPKGSRVMINVWAIGRDKDSWEDPEEFKPSRFLNSSAPNFKGSNFEFIPFGSGRRSCPGMQLSMYALDLALAHLLHCFTWELPNGMKPSEMNMNDVCGLSAPRESRLIVVPAKRVVCPL, from the exons ATGCAAGTTAACATGGATTTACTTCATCAAGCAAAAATCACACTAGAACCATTTCAAACATCTCTATTATTGATTCTCCCACTCACTTTAGTTCTACTACTAAATTTAGTATccaaaactcgaaaaaaagcaCCGTATCCACCGGGACCAAAAGGTTTACCCTTAATAGGCAACATGAACATGATGGACAAACTCACACATAGAGGTTTAGCAAATTTAGCTAAACTATATGGTGGTGTTTTGCACCTACGCATGGGATTTATCCACATGGTAGCAATTTCAAACGCGGAAGCCGCCCGTGAAGTGTTACAATTACATGACAACATATTCTCCAATCGCCCGGCAACAATAGCCATAAGTTACCTTACTTATAACCGTGCTGACGTGGTGTTCGCCCACTACGGTCCCTTTTGGCGTCAAATGCGGAAACTTTGTGTCATGAAACTCTTTAGCCGCAAACGTGTGGAGTCCTGGCAATCCGTTAGAGACGAAGTTGATGCGGTTATCACCAACATTAATGACAATGTGGGAAAGTCGGTTAACATTGGTGACATGGTTTTTAATTTAACCAAAAACATTATCTACCGCGCAGCTTTTGGGTCAAATTCAAATGAAGGACAAGATGAGTTTATTTCAATACTACAAGAGTTTTCGAAATTGTTTGTAGCTTTTAATATTGCGGATTATGTTCCTTTTTTGAGGGTGGTTGATCCTCAAGGTTTTAATGCTAGGCTTGTTAAGGCTAGAGGTGCTTTGGATTGTTTTATTGATAAGATTATTGATGAACATGTGGAGAAAAAGAGGAATATGAGCATTGGTTGTGGTGATGAAGATAGTGATATGGTTGATGAATTATTGGCTTTTTACGGTGATGAAGTTAAAGTGAGTAATGAATCGGATGATAACTCCATCAAACTCACTAGGGATAACATCAAAGGCATCATCATG GACGTGATGTTTGGAGGAACTGAATCGATAGCAGCAGCAATAGAATGGGCTATATCGGAGCTAATGAGAAATCCACAAGATCTAACGCGCGTGCAAGAAGAACTCGCCACCGTGGTTGGCTTAGACCGGCGGGTAGAGGAATCAGACATAGAGAAACTCACTTATCTAAAATGTGTCGTCAAAGAGACATTGCGTCTTCACCCGCCGGTTCCCCTTCTTCTCCATGAAACGGCAGAAGACGCAACAATTCGTAGTTATTTTGTCCCCAAGGGCTCGCGCGTGATGATAAATGTGTGGGCTATAGGCAGAGACAAAGACTCGTGGGAAGATCCAGAAGAATTTAAGCCTTCACGGTTTCTTAATTCAAGCGCACCCAATTTTAAAGGAAGTAATTTTGAGTTTATTCCATTCGGGTCAGGTCGAAGATCTTGCCCCGGGATGCAATTGAGCATGTATGCATTAGACTTGGCTTTGGCCCATTTACTTCATTGCTTTACGTGGGAGTTACCTAATGGGATGAAGCCGAGTGAAATGAATATGAATGATGTTTGTGGACTCAGTGCTCCTAGAGAGAGTCGACTCATTGTTGTTCCAGCTAAGCGTGTTGTGTGCCCTCTCTGA